From a single Lolium rigidum isolate FL_2022 chromosome 7, APGP_CSIRO_Lrig_0.1, whole genome shotgun sequence genomic region:
- the LOC124669573 gene encoding cysteine-rich receptor-like protein kinase 6 yields the protein MASHHRGRGHLPSYLVPAAALLLAFILTPLSAGDPLGHFCSNSANFTANSTYQANIRLLHATLPKNASSSPNLFATGTVGTLPDDIVYALALCRRDTSAANCSECITTAFQDAQQLCPYNKDATIYYEPCALRFSNQNFLSSTDGGSGSTLILTSSRNASAPAKVFDAAVGALIHAIADYAAANSSRRFGTGEMGLGSFDKIYGLAQCTPDMAPADCRACLQGIIAMMPNYFSGKSGGRVISLRCNYRYEQYPFFNGPSLLQLPEPSPALAPAPASVTPLPARGDSKRNGAARILAITQSIVAAILASVVVCLCLRRKKSKPVQKASVSYPNNPEDTQSIDSLMLDLSTLRAATDNFDESNKLGEGGFGVVYKGILPSDEQIAVKRLSQSSRQGIEELKNELVLVAKLQHKNLMRLVGVCLEENEKLLVYEYMPNKSLDTILFDPERSSQLDWGKRFRIVNGIARGLQYLHEDSQLKIIHRDLKASNVLLDSEFIPKISDFGLARLFDSDQSQDVTNRVAGTYGYMAPEYAMRGTYSIKSDVFSFGVLILEIVTGRRNTVAFDSDKSADLLSLVWEHWTKGTIVEIMDLSTTSHSPGDHMLKCIQIGLLCVQEDPADRPLMSVVTVMLSSNTVSLEAPSRPAFCIQKRVIL from the exons ATGGCCTCGCACCACCGCGGGCGCGGCCACCTTCCCTCTTACCTCGTCCCCGCCGCGGCCCTGCTCCTCGCCTTCATCCTCACACCTCTATCAGCCGGCGACCCTCTCGGCCATTTCTGCAGCAACAGTGCCAACTTCACCGCCAACAGCACCTACCAGGCCAACATCCGGCTCCTCCACGCCACTCTCCCCAAGAACGCCTCCTCCTCACCCAATCTATTCGCCACCGGCACCGTCGGCACCCTCCCGGACGACATCGTCTACGCGCTCGCGCTCTGCCGCCGGGACACCAGCGCCGCCAACTGCAGCGAATGCATCACCACCGCCTTCCAGGACGCGCAGCAGCTCTGCCCGTACAACAAGGACGCCACCATCTACTACGAACCCTGCGCCCTCCGCTTCTCCAACCAGAACTTCCTATCCTCCAccgacggcggcagcggcagcacccTCATCCTCACGAGCAGTCGGAACGCATCCGCGCCGGCCAAGGTGTTCGACGCCGCGGTGGGCGCCCTCATACACGCCATCGCCGACTACGCGGCCGCGAACTCATCCAGGCGGTTCGGAACAGGGGAGATGGGCCTCGGGAGCTTCGACAAGATCTACGGGCTGGCGCAGTGCACGCCGGACATGGCCCCGGCCGATTGCCGGGCCTGCCTCCAGGGTATCATCGCGATGATGCCAAACTATTTCAGCGGCAAGTCGGGTGGCCGGGTTATAAGCTTGAGGTGCAATTACAGGTATGAGCAGTATCCTTTCTTCAACGGCCCTTCGCTGCTGCAGCTCCCCGAGCCATCCCCAGCTTTAGCACCAGCACCAGCGAGCGTAACGCCACTGCCGGCCAGAGGAG ATAGCAAAAGGAATGGAGCTGCTAGAATTTTAGCCATTACACAGTCGATAGTCGCTGCAATACTGGCTTCTGTTGTAGTTTGCCTTTGTCTGCGGAGGAAAAAGAGCAAACCGGTACAAAAGGCATCAGTATCAT ACCCAAACAATCCGGAGGACACACAGAGTATTGATTCACTCATGCTCGATCTCTCAACTCTACGAGCCGCGACAGATAATTTTGATGAAAGCAATAAACTCGGTGAAGGAGGGTTTGGAGTGGTTTATAAG GGAATCCTTCCCAGCGATGAACAAATAGCAGTTAAAAGGCTCTCACAAAGTTCTCGGCAAGGGATAGAGGAGCTTAAAAATGAGCTTGTTTTGGTTGCTAAGCTTCAACACAAGAATTTAATGAGACTTGTTGGTGTTTGCttggaagaaaatgaaaaattactTGTGTATGAATACATGCCCAACAAAAGCCTCGACACCATTCTTTTCG ATCCTGAGAGGAGCAGTCAACTAGACTGGGGGAAGAGATTTAGGATAGTCAATGGGATTGCTAGAGGCTTACAATATCTTCATGAAGATTCTCAGCTGAAGATAATTCACCGAGACCTCAAAGCAAGCAATGTTCTGTTAGATTCAGAATTTATTCCTAAGATTTCAGATTTTGGTTTAGCAAGGCTCTTTGACAGTGATCAATCACAAGATGTCACCAACCGTGTCGCCGGAACATA TGGATACATGGCCCCTGAGTATGCTATGCGGGGGACTTActctatcaagtccgatgtgttcAGCTTCGGCGTGTTGATTTTGGAAATCGTCACAGGAAGAAGAAACACTGTCGCATTTGACTCCGATAAATCTGCAGATCTCTTAAGTTTG GTATGGGAGCACTGGACAAAGGGAACAATTGTAGAGATCATGGATTTGTCCACGACTAGCCATTCTCCTGGAGACCACATGCTGAAGTGCATTCAAATTGGACTTCTATGTGTTCAAGAAGATCCAGCAGATAGACCATTGATGTCAGTGGTGACTGTCATGCTTAGCAGCAACACTGTGTCTCTCGAAGCTCCGTCTAGGCCAGCCTTCTGCATCCAAAAGAGAGTCATACTGTAA
- the LOC124669566 gene encoding cysteine-rich receptor-like protein kinase 10 produces MASHHLPSYLALLLAFILPPLAASQWPSCGKNGNFTTNSAYQANIRALSATLPKNASSSPTLFAVAAVGTRPDTVYALALCRGDANASVCGDCISEGFADAQKLCPNSKAATVYYDHCYVGFSSNQTLLSPTGGDNGALILTNQQNVTAPVRAFDAAVGALINATAAYAADNSSRRFGTGEAGFETVDKAKPKIYGLAQCRPDMAPPDCRSCLAEITTYVQFMSGKQGGRILGLRCNYRYEQYPFYTGPSLLQLPAPSIGAAPSQAPAPTPLNATPVSPTPVDAAPGSPSPPGGGSTGNGAAGILAITLPIVAAILASVVI; encoded by the exons ATGGCCTCGCACCACCTCCCCTCCTACCTAGCCCTCCTCCTCGCCTTCATCCTCCCGCCGCTGGCCGCTTCCCAGTGGCCAAGCTGCGGCAAGAACGGCAACTTCACCACCAACAGCGCCTACCAGGCCAACATCCGGGCCCTCTCCGCCACCCTTCCCAAGAACGCCTCCTCCTCGCCGACGCTCTTCGCGGTGGCCGCAGTCGGCACCCGTCCGGACACCGTCTACGCCCTCGCGCTCTGCCGCGGCGACGCCAACGCCTCCGTCTGCGGCGACTGCATCTCCGAAGGCTTCGCGGACGCGCAGAAGCTCTGCCCCAACAGCAAGGCGGCCACTGTCTACTACGACCACTGCTACGTCGGCTTCTCCTCCAACCAGACCCTCCTCTCGCCCACCGGTGGCGATAACGGGGCCCTCATACTGACAAACCAGCAGAACGTGACCGCGCCAGTGAGGGCGTTCGACGCCGCCGTGGGCGCGCTCATCAACGCTACCGCGGCTTACGCGGCCGACAACTCCTCCAGGCGATTCGGCACGGGGGAAGCGGGGTTCGAGACGGTCGACAAGGCGAAACCGAAGATCTACGGTCTCGCGCAGTGCAGGCCGGACATGGCGCCGCCCGATTGCCGTAGCTGCCTCGCGGAGATCACCACCTACGTCCAATTCATGAGCGGGAAGCAGGGTGGTAGGATTCTAGGACTGCGCTGCAACTACAGGTATGAGCAGTATCCCTTCTACACCGGGCCTTCGCTGCTGCAACTTCCCGCGCCATCCATCGGGGCAGCTCCATCTCAAGCTCCAGCTCCCACGCCGCTGAACGCGACGCCAGTCTCTCCAACGCCGGTGGATGCAGCGCCAGGCTCGCCATCGCCACCCGGAGGAG GAAGCACAGGGAATGGAGCTGCTGGAATTTTAGCCATTACACTGCCAATAGTCGCTGCAATACTGGCTTCTGTTGTAATTTAG